One genomic region from Leguminivora glycinivorella isolate SPB_JAAS2020 chromosome 8, LegGlyc_1.1, whole genome shotgun sequence encodes:
- the LOC125228584 gene encoding LOW QUALITY PROTEIN: heat shock protein 75 kDa, mitochondrial (The sequence of the model RefSeq protein was modified relative to this genomic sequence to represent the inferred CDS: inserted 1 base in 1 codon): protein MSALRARLGSSTLCARKLLLQSANNTKHFAARVITCKTENESFFLRPYSQRPYSTATENKTDQEVLKGPSEKKEFQAETRMLLDIVARSLYSDKEVFIRELISNASDALEKFXYLTVSAAPEGQQLEHVDRPLEIKLSTDKQNRTITFQDSGIGMTKEELTENLGTIARSGSKSFIEEVKKQGAEQASSIIGQFGVGFYSAFMVAEKIEVFTRSSIAGSPGFKWSSDGSGIYEIQEADGVPIGTKIVVYLKTDCREFSDNDTVKEIIKKYSNFISSPILLNNEQVNSIKPLWLMEPKEVTQEQHIEFYRFISNSYDKPRFTLHYKTDVPVSIRSILYVPEGKPGLFELSRDSDVGVALYCRKILIKNKAENILPKWMRFVKGVVDSEDIPLNLSRELLQNSSLIVKLRTVLTNRFLKFMCDSAQKDPVGYDAFYKDYAIFLKEGIVTSQSAMEKEEVAKLLRFESSKLEKGIRTSMTEYNSRQKNESRTIYYLAAPSRELAETSPYFESLKKRDIEVLFCYDTYDELVLLELKEFGGRQLVSVESDMQKEPDTKQDSVIGSQGLQQAQVDELIQFLKSKLDGKVFDVRTTQKLDSHPCVIIVQEMAAARHFIRTQAQSLSEENRYALLRPQLEINAKHPIIEKLHKLLSSDKELAEMVANQLFSNAMVTAGLVMDPRNLITHINELLIKALEKH, encoded by the exons caaaacattTCGCGGCAAGGGTTATAACTTGTAAAACTGAAAATG AATCCTTTTTCCTGCGGCCATATTCGCAAAGACCATACAGTACAGCAACAGAAAATAAAACGGACCAAGAGGTATTGAAGGGACCCTCAGAAAAAAAAGAGTTTCAAGCAGAAACACGAATGCTTTTGGATATTGTTGCCAGATCACTTTATTCTGATAAGGAA GTCTTTATTAGAGAACtaatttcaaatgcaagtgATGCATTGGAAAAAT GATACCTCACTGTCAGTGCTGCACCAGAGGGCCAGCAGTTGGAACATGTTGACAGGCCACTCGAAATCAAACTTTCCACAGACAAGCAGAATAGAACCATCACTTTCCAG GATTCTGGTATTGGAATGACCAAAGAAGAGCTAACAGAGAATTTGGGAACTATAGCCCGCTCCGGCTCCAAATCCTTCATTGAGGAAGTAAAAAAGCAAGGTGCTGAACAGGCAAGCTCAATTATTGGCCAGTTTGGAGTGGGCTTCTACTCAGCATTCATGGTTGCTGAAAAAATTGAAGTTTTCACTAGAAGCAGCATTGCAGGTTCACCAGGATTTAAATGGAGTTCTGATGG GTCTGGGATATATGAGATTCAAGAAGCTGATGGGGTCCCAATTGGAACTAAGATTGTAGTCTATCTAAAGACAGATTGTAGAGAGTTTTCGGACAATGATACAGTTAAGG aaatCATCAAAAAGTACAGTAATTTTATCAGCAGCCCCATTTTATTGAACAATGAGCAAGTCAATTCTATCAAG CCTCTTTGGTTGATGGAGCCCAAGGAAGTGACACAGGAGCAACACATTGAGTTCTACAGATTCATCAGCAACTCCTATGACAAACCGCGTTTTACACTCCACTACAAGACTGATGTACCGGTCAGCATACGCTCCATTCTTTATGTTCCCGAAGGCAAACCGGGCCTCTTTGAACTGTCCCGAGACTCAGATGTGGGAGTGGCATTGTATTGCAGAAAAATTTTGATTAAAAACAAGGCAGAGAATATATTACCTAAATGGATGAGATTTGTTAAAG GTGTGGTGGACTCTGAAGACATTCCTTTAAATTTAAGTAGAGAATTACTTCAAAACAGTAGTTTGATTGT GAAACTCCGAACAGTCTTGACCAACAGATTCCTCAAATTCATGTGTGACAGTGCCCAAAAGGATCCAGTGGGGTATGATGCGTTTTATAAGGATTATGCTATATTCCTGAAGGAAGGAATTGTTACTAGTCAGAGTGCGATGGAGAAG gaaGAAGTAGCAAAGCTGCTTCGATTTGAATCATCAAAGCTAGAAAAGGGAATCAGAACATCAATGACAGAATATAATTCACGTCAGAAGAATGAATCTAGAACTATCTACTATTTAGCCGCTCCAAG TCGCGAGTTGGCTGAAACGTCCCCATACTTCGAATCTCTGAAGAAGCGTGACATCGAAGTGTTGTTCTGCTACGACACGTATGATGAGTTGGTGTTGCTCGAGCTTAAAGAGTTCGGTGGCAGGCAGCTTGTCTCCGTCGAGAGCGACATGCAGAAAGAACCCGACACCAAACAGGATTCAGTCATAG GATCACAAGGGCTCCAGCAAGCTCAGGTTGATGAGCTAATACAATTCCTTAAGTCCAAATTAGACGGGAAAGTATTTGACGTGAGAACTACACAAAAGCTGGATTCGCATCCGTGCGTGATCATCGTGCAAGAAATGGCGGCGGCGCGGCACTTCATCAGGACTCAAGCTCAGAGCCTGAGTGAGGAGAACAGATACGCTTTGCTGAGGCCCCAACTTGAAATCAATGCTAA GCATCCAATAATCGAGAAGTTGCACAAGCTTCTCTCATCCGACAAGGAGCTAGCTGAGATGGTAGCCAACCAGCTCTTCTCGAACGCCATGGTAACTGCTGGCCTCGTCATGGACCCCAGGAACTTGATCACGCACATCAACGAGCTCCTGATTAAAG